The following are encoded together in the Bradymonas sediminis genome:
- a CDS encoding lamin tail domain-containing protein, translating into MPRDTYLPAASPPDEQRSGELSELIDPTEDTDAPATPACPGSRPPARGDLIINEVLANVPGGEAGDANADGVRDAYQDEFVEIVNRSGDLLDVSGVTLRIGEYNKFYFEEACLEPLEAAVIFGGGEPAEHVDYQVYIARARLSLGNSGGSVSLLSSTGTQIDAMNYAESAAVSLTLSPEVEGSEYVAHSALSSARIFSPGTCASGAAFAAGCVPDEVSAPE; encoded by the coding sequence GTGCCGAGGGATACCTATCTTCCCGCGGCGTCGCCCCCCGACGAACAGCGAAGTGGCGAATTGAGCGAGCTCATCGATCCGACCGAGGACACCGACGCCCCGGCCACGCCAGCCTGCCCGGGCAGCCGCCCGCCCGCCCGGGGCGACCTGATCATCAACGAGGTGCTCGCCAACGTCCCCGGCGGCGAGGCTGGCGACGCGAACGCGGACGGGGTGCGCGATGCGTACCAGGACGAGTTTGTCGAAATCGTGAATCGCAGCGGAGACCTGCTCGACGTGAGCGGGGTGACGCTGCGAATCGGCGAATATAATAAATTCTATTTTGAGGAGGCTTGCCTTGAGCCCCTGGAGGCAGCGGTGATTTTTGGCGGGGGTGAGCCCGCGGAGCATGTCGATTACCAGGTCTATATCGCCCGCGCGCGCCTCTCATTGGGGAACTCCGGCGGCTCGGTCTCCCTGCTTAGCTCGACGGGAACGCAGATCGACGCGATGAATTATGCCGAGTCGGCGGCGGTCTCGCTCACCTTGTCGCCAGAGGTCGAAGGCTCCGAATATGTCGCGCATAGCGCGTTAAGCAGCGCGCGCATCTTTAGCCCCGGGACCTGCGCGAGCGGCGCGGCTTTTGCCGCCGGCTGCGTGCCCGACGAGGTCAGCGCGCCAGAGTAG